CCAGTTGATCATTAGAGCCTTGAGTTCATAATTGATAGGAAGCCACTTTCTCCGGATGGAGAGGGCCAAGGCAAGGGCAAGGCTGTCCTTGCCTCCGCTGGCGGAGAGCAGAACGGTATCATGCTCGCGAATCATTGAGTACGTGTTTATGGCCTTGCCGGTATGTTTGATAAAACGCATGACCCAAGGGGGGATATTCCCCTCCAAGAGCGTTCTATAGGATAATTTTTCCATGTATTCAGAACTCCAATACTCTTCCAAGTGCTTCTGGAGAGATAGTGTGTGGTGTGAAGATTCTGAATTTTCTCAGGCTTTTTGTAAAGACCCTACCAATATCATAGGAAAAAAGGTGATCTACCTCACCAAATCTACTGATGGAACCATTCTCGTGGAGAATGGGCAGGTCTGCCTCAAAGCTGATCGGCTCCGGGATGTCTACGATGACCTTGCTTGGATCGCATCCAAGCTTGGCTGCTATACGTTCCTCGAAGGAGAGACGTGAGAAGAGATCTTTGTTCTTTGTCTCCAACACACCCTCTTCTTCATAGGGTTTCTCGAATGTCGCTGTATACAGCTGGTTGTCACGCACCAAGGAGAAGAGATTGCTGTAGGTGAACTGTTTCAGCTGTGGAAGCGAAAAGAACTGTTCATCATCCAATCCATAGAGATCTTCTGCCTGCAGTGATCCATCTGACAAGGATGCCAGAACTGCTTTCTTGATCATAGCAGTCGCACTTCGGGTCGTGGTATGCCAATATACGTTACGGTACATCAGGTACTTGCTGAACAGGAGGTGCTCCACCGAACCGAGGGCTTCCTCCTGCAAGGACATTTTTCCCCCGGCAACAACCAGTCTGTCAACAATGTAGGATACATCCTGGGTGCCATAGGGTACGCCACAGAAGAAGGCATCACGGTTGAGGTAGTCGAGCTTGTCAGGGTCAAGTGTTCCCGAGAGAATGCTGCGATACAGGAGAACCTCTTCATCTGTGGTCTTTTGGTGCTCATCGATGATTGATCCAACACGCTCTGCATCCAGCCCAGCCATCTCAATGGCCTTATGCAGGGCTGCATCCTCGCGTATCATCGTGCAGGCGATCTCTTCATGGCTGGTGAGCGGAAGTTCTTTCAGGGAGTGGGCGAATGGGAAATGCCCAATGTCATGCAGAAGGCATGCACAGAGAAAGGTGAGCGCTCCCTCCTCACTAACCGGCAACGCTCGATCTTGACTGAAGAGGCTCTGGAGAATTGAAAACCCGATGTGATAGACGCCAAGGCTATGGTCGAGACGGGTATGCACAGCACCTGGATAGAGGTGGAAGGTAGGGCCGAGTTGCTTGATCCTCCCCAGTTTCTGTACAGTGGGGGTCAATAGGATGGACTTGAAGGCCCTGGAGAGCTTGATGTCCTTCCATAAAGGGTCTCGAATTGTTGTTTCGCTTTGGCGATAGAGAGCCGCGAGCAGCTGTGTATTGCGATATTGCATACCGAGAGTGTAAAGCAGTGGTTGCCTCGGTGTAAAGTACAAGATTATGGTAGAGCGATTAGCCACTCATCGGGTACACTGACAAAAAGGGAGGAATGTCCATGCATCAATACCTGATAGTCGCTGATGACTTCACTGGAGCAAATGACAGTGGTCTGCAATTAAAGCGTAAGGGGCTCTCTACCCATGTAACGATTGGGAGCCATAGAGCGAGTGAGGAATCCATCGAGGCACTTGTGTTGGACACTGAATCACGCAACACAGATGAAGCGGAAGCCTCAGCCTTGGTTCGCTCTGCCCTGAAAGGCTTGGATGCTGGTTCATTCTCTATTGTCATGAAAAAAATTGATTCTACACTCCGGGGAAATATCTGTACTGAGGTCATGGAGGTTGCAGCATTCTGTGGTGCAGAGCTGGTCATTGTTTCTCCTGCGTTCCCAGATCAGGGTAGAATGGTGGAGGGCGGAAGATTGTTGGTCCATGGGAAGCCACTGCTGGAGACAGAACATGGAAAGGATCCCCGAAAGCCGGTAGAAGAGGACAATCTGGTCTCACTCTTTTCCAAAGGGCAAAGTGTGTATGCCGTGGTTCACCAGGAAGCGGGTGCTGCGTTCCCTGCTCTGGAGGGGAAGACAATCCTGGTATGTGATGCCCGCACACAGGAAGACCTTTACAATCTTGTCAGGCTGGCAAGAAAACGAGAAGAGAAAGTCCTGTATGTGGGAAGTGCTGGGTTGGCTGATGCGCTCTGCAATGTGCAATTTCCTTCCCGTGGAGTACTGGGCATGGTTGCAAGTCTCAGCGAAGTGACCCGGGAACAAGTCAGGTATGCCAAGGAACATGGGATTTTTACCGAAGTTGTTGCTGTGGAGTCACTCCTTGAAGCAGTAGATACTAATGTCATCATCAAACGGGTCAGGGGAGCCATCTCGCAAAACAAGCCAGCTCTGGTCGTGGTCTCCTCCGTCCTTGACGAAACTGCATTCAGTCGTTCCTTGGAGGAAGGTGCACAACACGGACTTTCCTCTGATGCGGTTGCAGCATCAATTAGGGACTCCTTCAGTCTTTTGGGAAAAGCCTTGGTTGAGCAGTGCGAGATTTCTGGTTTATTCCTCACGGGAGGGGACACCGCTTTCGGTCTCTTGGAGGCACTGGGAATTCAGGAGGTGGAAATACTGAGGGAAGTACAGGGAGGCATCCCCCTCCTAGAAGTACCTACAGGAGCGTATGCGTCAATGAGAATTGTCACAAAAGCAGGCGCTTTCGGGAATGATCAAGCAATTGCATATAGCTTGCGGGTTTTGCAAGAACGGTAGAAGGAGAACAAGATGAAAGGAAAGAAGTTTGGAATTACACTTGGAGATCCCTGTGGCATTGGTCCTGAGATCACCCTCAAGGCATTGCACGCCAGGAAGGAGTACCAGAGGAGTGCTCTACTCTTCGGGACCCGCTCGCTTCTAGAGTACTACAGCTCGCTGCTAGGATACGAAATGAGGTTCAACACAATCAAGAAGATGGATGATTGGGATGACTCAGCAATCAATGTGTATGATCCACATCCGGTAGACATCTCCCAGATTGAGGTAGGGGTAGTGACCTCCCTGGGAGGTACCATCGCCTTTGAAAGTGTACGATCGGCGATTGAATTTGCCTTACGAAAGGATATCTCCTCAGTGGTTACCGCTCCGCTCAACAAGGAAGCGCTCCACCTGGCTGGTTTTCCCTATGCTGGTCATACCGAAATTTTTGGAGCGTTCACCAAAGGGGAGCGGTATGCAATGCTGCTGTACAGCGAGAAACTGAAGGTAATCCACGTCTCAACCCATGTCTCTTTACGGAATGCATGTGACCTTTGCAAGAAAAACAGGGTACTTGAAGTCATTCAACTGGCCCATGAGACACTTACAAAGATCGGTTATGACAATCCAAGGATTGCTGTCGCAGGATTGAATCCACACGCAGGGGAGAATGGCATTTTTGGTGATGAGGAGATCAAGGAAATCATTCCAGCCATCCAGGAAGCAAAAGCTGAAGGTCTGGATGTCAGTGGTCCAATACCTCCTGATACGGTTTTCCTGAAAGCATTACAGGGTTCCTGGGATATCGTGGTTGCCATGTACCATGATCAAGGGCATATCCCCCTGAAGATGCTCAGCTTCGAGAACGGGGTGAACATTACCGTTGGTTTGGACGTCATCAGAACGTCTGTTGACCACGGTACCGCGTTTGATATCGCCGGAAAGCTGATTGCAAGTGAGAAAAGCCTACTCGAGGCAATTGAGATCGGGGAGAGGCTCTAGAACCAAGGAAAGAGGAGGCAACGCCTCCTCTTTCTCTCACAATCCAACAACTGTGTTGATCATTACCCTACATAGGGGATGGCATAAGGACCATCGCTTAGATAGAGAACCTTGAGGTCTTTTCTCTGCTCTCTCTTCTCAATCTGCTCAATGACTTTCTTGATCACTTCGCTATAGTCAGTGCTCTTTGTAAGTGAGGAAGCATCGATACCAGGAAGACCGCTGTTGTTCTCTCCTGCAATCTGAGGGGCATAGTAATAGTAGTGGTCCAATGGAATCTTCTCGAATACCGAAGCCCACTTCTGGACCTGCCACTGGTCTGGCAGGAATGGCCAATCCTTGCTGTGCAGGAGGGTAACCAGTTCCTCTGCGCTGGTAAGCGCCAGGATACTGAGTACGGTCTTGTACATCACCGAACCCACGACATCTTTCTTGTCCGTGAAGTTGGAGATGCTGATCAGGTATCCATCCTTCTTCATTGCCCCGATTGCAGCAAAGGCTGCCTTCGCACTCTGGTAGTGGTTGATCCCGACAAAACCTCCATGGGTTATGACGATATCGGCCTCTTCCTTGATGGGAATCTTTGCGTATCCCTTGACCATCTCAAAGGCTTTCTGATGGGCTGCCTCCAGGTCGCCGGCAAATACCCCGGTGATATTGAAGGCATGATCGAGGGTGACATTGATAATGAAATCAACCCCAGCCATTTTCGCAAAGGTGAGTGATTCCTCATGCACTGGATTGCCATCAAGAAGCAAGTCGCAGCTGTTCCTGTGGCCCATCAGATCTGCACCGTGGAAGAGGAAGGTACCATGTTCGCTGATCAGTCCGGGACATACGGACTTTCGTCCCCCACTGACCCCTGCCATGAAGTGGCTTTCTACCAATCCAGTGAGGATCTTCAGGTCAGCTTGTATATAGAGGCTGTTGATCTTTACTTCGCTTCCACGATCAGTCTTTCCGAGGTAGGTGAGGTTGTCATCTTCTTTGCAATCGTGGTTAACGATGGAAATCCCATGTTCGAATACCCAGGGATCGACGATGCGTTCAATCTCGTCATCGGTCATCGGGCGGTGGGTTCCCGTAGCAATGAGTACCGTAAGATTCTCTCTCTTATAGCCGGTTTCAAGCAGTACCTCGAGGAGGGGGACCAAGATATTTCCCTCCCCTTTGTAGGGGACAGGCCGGGTGTTGTCAGAGATGACAATTACTGCCTTTGCTTGTGGGTTGGCATCAAGCTTGGCTTTGGCAATGCTCTGGAAGCTGTCAGATGCAATGGGTTTGGCCAGTGCCTCAGAAACCGCCTGTTTTGGGTCTCTGAGTGCCTTTGGTGCCTTCATTGCATACACTGTGGTATGTTCAGGAAGTTCTAGTTTCTTTCCTTGGCTGTCTATTGGGTTATGTACCAGCATGGTTGACTCCTTTAGCAAAGAAAGACGAGCATTTGCCCGCCTTTCTTGATAATTGTATACAAAACGTGCATCCTCAGCTTATAACTGTTGGCCCTTTGCGTCAACCGCAGGTTCAGTGCTGGTGGTAGGATGCTCGTTGACAAGTCCCCGCTTCAAATCCCACCTGTAGAAGAAATCGACCAGGAATGGAACCAGCAAGGCGGTGACGATGATTGATGCAGCAACCTGTACGGTTGCCTTGTCTGCGAATGGGGCCCAAGCTGGGTCTACCAGTGCAATGGCAGCCGGTGTGGCAATTGAGTTACCGGCAGAGGTACCGACAGCAGCACCTACGGCAGCAGTTCTCCTTGACTTCTTGGGAACCAACCACTTGAAGATGAAGTAGGAAGGAACACCAGTGATGATAAGGGTCATCAGACCGAGGACGATACCAGGAATACCTGCTTCGATGATCGTCTGCAAACTCAGCCCTGCTCCGAGAGGGAATGCAAAGGTGAAGATAGCAATAAACATACCGGGCTTGAGGAACTCCCTGATTCGCTCATCAAGGTTACCAAGGATCATACCAACGATGATGGGAACGATGACAGCTACAAGGCTCATGAGAGGAATGTTTGCAACTCCGGCAACACCCATGAAAGCCATTTCGAAGAAAGGTCCATCATTGGAGGAGATGACGGCGATTGCACCAACATCGGACTCATCACCATACTTGGAAGCAAGTGCTGTGTAGAGTCCACCATTGCTGTTGGACATGGCACTGATCATGGCAAGCGGTGTGACACCGAGGAAGGCAGCTTCAGGACCAGCAAGTTTAGCGAAAATAACGCCGAAACTTACACCGAAGAGAACCTTGCTGAAATTGAGGACCACTCCTTTATAGAGTGACATACCAGCAGTTCTGAACTGAATCTGTGCTCCACTGCAGAAAAAGAGCAATGCGATCAAGGTAAGTGCACCTGACTTGAAGAATGCTGTGGTAAAACTACCGATCATCAATGCTTCAGGAAAGAATGTATTGGTCAATACACCGAGCACCAAAGGTACTACCATCAATCCACCAGGAATCTTGTTGATCGTCTCGAGAATTGGAACTTTTCCCATCTTCATGTTGTGAGTCTCCTTTTTTCTGTTTTACTATCAAACTTTTTACACCTTATCATAGATGTCCAAAAAGTCCAGAAAAAAGAAAATCCTTTGACATTGCCAAAAAAATGCATCATATAGAAGGTATGAAAGAATGCTTTTCACTCCTGATCCTTGTATTGTTGTGCGTGGTTCCTCTTTCGGCTAATGAAACCTTGTCGTTTCCTGAGGCGTATGGAGCACAGCTGCCAAGCGATGCCTCGATCGGCCAGATTGTCAGTGGCGAGGAAGGTAGTGCAGAAGCAATTACCAGACAAGCATTGATGAACTCCTATGGGCCAGGATGGCTTGAGGAGTATGTCAGTGAGGTGCTGAGAAAGGCATTCACCAATACCTATGACCAACAGTTGGTATCCTTGCTGCCTGCAAAGCAGGTGCAGGTAGGTAAGGCAGTGGTTCGCTCAGATCTCTATGAGGTTCCGTTCTGTGTACATGAGCCAGATTACCAGTGGGGTACCATGGTCTGGACACGTAGTGAAGATGAAAGGTGGGTGTTGCTGGCGATCAAGATAGAATCGTCACTCTGAATCAGTTTCAAGGTCCTGCTTCCTGATTACCAGGATATAGGAATCGGAAGCCTCCACTGAGAAGGACTGGTACTGTGACTCCTTTGCGCGAAGGTACTGCATCAGAACCGCGGGATCCACATCCAGATCTTCTAGATTGATGACAATGGCTTTCTGTTGGGGTTTGATGGTAATCTGGACATCTTCCATTTCCGTCCCATCAAGGAGAGGCCCTTCCCAGTGTTCTTCATCAGGGTTTATGGCAGGGGTCTTGCTGTAGACACCACAACTGGATACCAATGCAATGGTACCCAAAAGCAAGCAGATGACTACAAACTGTACAAGGCGAGAGCGCAGCCTCATTGAACCCCTCCAAACAAAATCGGTGTATCCATAATGATAACAAAGGAGAAGAGGAAAGATTACAAAAGAAATCGAATGGAAACATTTCTTCAAATGGGGTAGAGTACCTCCCAAGAAGGAGTGTTTATGGCATTACTCGATATCTCCCTTTTTTCTGATACCCTCCAGCTGGATGTTTCTCTCACTGTCATCTATCCACAACGATGTGACCGCTCACCTGATATTCCTGGTGGTCCGTATAAAGTGCTCTACCTGCTGCATGGGATAAAGCAGAATGAACAGAGCTATGTGCGAAATTCGGCAATTGAACGGTATGTGAGGAATCTTCCCCTGGTGGTTGTGATGCCATCGGTTGGAAGAAGCTTCTACACCGACCAGGAACGTGGCTACCCCTATTTTACCTTCCTGAGTGAAGAACTTCCCCGGTTCCTCTCCTCTGTTTTTACCATCAGTACCAAACGCGAGGATACATTTATTGCAGGACTGTCGATGGGAGGGTATGGGGCATTCAAGGCTGCTCTCACGCGTCCCGACCTATATAGCAGGGCTGCAAGCATGAGCGGTGCCTTGGACCTGGTATCGCTCGCTAATACGCTTGGGGACTCGGTAAAGATTTTCCCACATGAATGGGAGAATACCTTCGGCACCTATGAAGTTAAAGACAGTGAACATGACCTGATGGCGTTGTCTCGCAAGGAACTTTCTCCCAAGCCGTCATTCTATGTAACCTGTGGTGATGAGGATGCCCTGTTGCAGGATAACCTACGATTTGTTGAGACACTGAAAGAGACCCATGATGTAATCTATGACCAGCACCCGGGAGGGCATACCTGGAAGTTCTGGGACAAGGCACTGAAGCGTGTGCTGAGGTGGCTGCCTCTCTGATCAGGCTTTCTGTCCTGCAATGGCAAATGGTGTCTGGTAGTCCACCCACCTGTCATCGAGTGTAAACACAATATCGGTGTCACAGAAGTTTGAGTAGGTGTACATCGCCTTGATCATCTCCAGGCGGATTGCATCAAGCTGCTTCACCGGTCGCTCCTCAGAGAGGTATACATAGATGACTACCATCAGGGAACGTCCCCGCTTCAATGCATAGACCTCTGCCTTTCGGAAGGCATATTTTTTCACGAAGCGGTTGGTGATTTTCTCCAGTGTTGCCTGTACCGAGATTGTCGGTGCCGCCCCCAAGAGTTCCCTGCTGTAGACTACCAGGTCCTTGATAAGCACTGGACTGAGGAAAGCCAGGAAAAGCACGGTAAGTGCCGGGTCGATGTAGTTGCTCAGGAATGCAAAACGTGTTTGCTTGATCAGGCCAACCATTCCTATTGCAAGCACTGAGGCAAGGGAGAGAAGGGTGTCCAGCAACCATGCCTTGCTCTCCGAGCGGAGGGTCGGGCTGCTCAGTTTTTTGGCCTTGTTTGCAAGGGCAAGCCAAACAACAAAACAGACAACCAGGGAGAACACCGAGACAGGAAAGGCGATGGAGAAGGTAATGGCATAACCACCTCGGGTCATGGCAATAGCTGCCATGGATCCAATGGTTACGACCATGGTAAGCAGCACGAGACTCCGCAAGACCAGGAAAAATGGTTCAAAGGCTCCATAGCCGAAGGGGAATCGGTCATCATCTTCCTTGAAAAGGAGGGTTACCACCCTTCCTGAGCCGATGATGAACATGCTCTGGATCAGGGAGTAGAGTCCATCGAGAAGCATTGAGTTTGAGTTGGCGACAATGGAGACCACTAAACCGAGTATGCCGAATCCAAGGCAAACGATGGTAGTCACCCGTAGTAACAGTAGTTCTTGTTTTTTATTGCTCATATAAAGTAATTGTTGCTATCAATCATGGCGTTCATTCGCCCGAGATCACCGTTTATGGTCCTACGTATAGGACAGATACTGAGTATCAAATCAGGTGATATGTTGATATGTATATTCTGAAGTATACAGGAATCCATCATAAACCGCAAGCAACGTCCATAATTCGAATTATCAAAAATATATTGTGCAAAATACTTGTCAGTTGGATAAGAAATAGACTATTATTTGAGACATATTCCTATAATCATTTTTAATGAGGTAGACCATGCGCAAGGCACAGAGAACACTGATATTTACCCTGATCACTCTTACTATTGTAGCGAGCTTGCTCTCTTGTAGCAAAACAGATCAGGAACAAGAAGTGAATGAACCATTGGAAGCAGTGAGTGCTGCCACCGATTATACCCAGATTGTCTCTTCCTCTGTTGCAATCGAAGAGCGTGCACTACGGGATCGTGTTATCGGCAGTGGAACCGTACAGGGCCAGAGGGAGGTGAGTATCAAATCTCGGCTGAGTGGAGAAATCCAAGAGATATCAGTTGACTTGGGAAGTACCCTGAAAGCAGGAGACACCCTGCTTACCATTGATGACACCATTGCCAAGCTTACCCTCAGCCAGTTGGAATCGCAATACGAGAATGCAGTGAAACAACAGGCTGTGAATGAGAAACTCTTTGCCAGCGGGGCAATTTCCCTCTCCCAACTCAACCAAGGCAAATCTAGTTTGGATGGGCTTTCTGCCCAGCTTGAACAGGCAAAGAACAATGTTGCCAACTCCAGGGTAACGACACCAATATCCGGAAGTGTTGCTGAGATAACCAAGCTGGTTGAAGGGGACCTTTTGCAAGCTGGTTCCCAGATTGCCCGTATCGTCGATCTCAATCATCTGAGGGTTACGCTCGCTATTGGTCAAGCTCAGCTTTTTCTTATCAAGGAAGGAGCCCCGGCAGAGATCACCATACGCACTCCAACTGAAACCATTGTTGCTGAGGGCAGGGTAAGTGCCATCAGTGCCTCATCTGACAGCAGAACCGGTAGCTGGGTGGTCTATGTAGATTTTGAGAATCCAAGACCCGATATACTGAAAGCAGGAATTACCGCGGATGTAACCATCTTCAACACCGATGCACCCTTATATACCGTGGTTCCCAACGGTGCAATGGTGAATCGGAATGGGAAGCAGTACATCTTCGTGGTTGACGGTTCCAATGCCAGTCTGCAGGAGGTGACCGTAGTTGACCAGTTTGGAGACCTTACCGCCATTGAAAGCAAGGATGCCTCTGTTTCCTTGATAGGAGAGCGAGTGCTTGTCAGCAGCCTCTCCCGTTTGATCGACGGTAGTGCCATCAGCACTTCGTTGGAGTAGGAGGGCAGTATGGATAATCAGGATAAACAGTTTACCATCGGTAGGTTCTCGGTAACCAAACCAGTATTGGTCAATATTCTCATGATCACCGTACTTGCTCTGGGTGTTCTTAGTTTACTGACCCTACCACAGGAACAGTTCGCAGAGGTTCCCTTCTACTGGGTTAATGTCATTGTCCCCTATCCAGGTGTGAGTGCCCAGGATATGGAGTCCTCAGTCACCATTCCCGTGGAGAATGCATTTGCCGGGATGGATCGTCTCAAGCAGATCAGCTCAACCACCAGTGAGGGGTTGAGTGTGGTCCGGGTTGAGTTTGATGATGGCATAGACGATACCCTTTTTCGTTCTCTTTACCAGGATGCACAGACTCGGTTCAGCCAGGTAAGTCTTCCTGAGGGAGCATTGCAGCCATTGCTGGATGATTTTTCCTCTTCAGACTTTTTGCCTGTCATCGAGGTAATTGTCAGCGGGAATATCTCCTATCAGGACATGCGTGAGCAAGCTCAGGAGCTGCAAAACCGGTTCCTCAGCATTCCAGATGTTTCAGATGTAGAAATTGTTGGTCTGCCTGAAAGGCAAATCCAGGTGAAGCTGGACCCGACACTGCTCTCCTCAATGGGCTTGAGTGTCAATGAGGTGGTTCGTTCTCTCTCAGGGGAGAACCAGCGCCTTCCTAGTGGGAGTCTCTCAACAGAGAGTCGCCAATACCTGCTTCGTACCTTTGGTTCCGTGGAGGGTGTCCGGGATATTGAATCCGTTATTGTCAGACGTTCCAACCAGGGAGAGGGACTTGTCCGTCTCTCTGATGTTGCAAAGGTCATGGATGGCTTTGATGAGGAAGCACCCTTGAGCCGGTTCAATGGGGAGAGTGCTGTCAGTTTGAAGATCACCAAGGTGGTGAAAGGTGATTCGGTGGCAATCGTCGATGCGGTCAGGCAGATTGTCGATGAGACCCAACCTCGTGCAGGGGCAACCCTGACGTTGTTCAATGATTCCACAGTCCAGATTGCAAGCAGCCTTTCTGTACTCTCCACCAATGCCCTTATGGGTCTTTTGTTGCTGGTTATCATTCTTTCCCTGTTCATTGGTTTCAGAAATGCATTTATAACGGCGCTTGGTATCCCGGTAACCTTTGCATTGACCTTCCTGGTACTCGACCAGTTGGGGCAGACCGTAAACACCAACACCCTCTTTGGTTTGGTGCTGGTATTAGGTTTGATCGTCGACCACGGTATTGTCATCGTTGAGAACTCATACCGCCTCCAACTCGCTGGAGTACCTCGGCATGAGGCCGCAATCAAGGGGGTCAACCAGGTGGTATGGCCGATCATTGCCGCCACCGGAACCACCGTTGCAGCATTCCTCCCCCTTATGATTATTCCAGGGACCATCGGCAAGTTCCTCAGGGTCATTCCCCTGACCGTTACCATTGCCTTGATCGTAAGTACTTTTGAGGCCCTCTTCTTCCTCCCCAGCCACTACGCAGAGTGGGGCCCCAGGAGACTCAAGCAGGAGAAAGCAGGCAAACAACGCTTTGAGCGTTTCATCAACACCTATCAACGTGCCCTTGCCTGGGCCCTGGATAGGAAGGGACGTTTCATACTTCTCACACTCCTGGTAACTGCTGCAATATTCTCCTTGGTGGGTGGTTTGCGTCAGGATCTGTTCAGTGCAGAAGATTACAGTTATTTCAATATTGAGATCACTACTCCCCAGGGATCTACCTTGCGTACTACCAACAATGTGGTCTCAGCATACGAGAAGGTCCTTCTTGATAAGGTCGGAGGTGGTGAGATCCTCTCCATCAGTGCCAACATCGGTGGTAATGAAGGGGGTGCTGAAAGCACCACCCAAGCAACCATCACGGTTGACCTTGCTGAGATGGATGAAGGGAGAACCAGAAGCATTGAGACAATCATTGATGAAGTGAAGAGGGAGACCTACTACATCAGTGGCGCAGAGCAGGTGCTCTTCACCAAAGCCCAGACGGGTCCTCCAACCTCTGCAGATTTCAGTTTCCGTCTCTCCGGCGATGCATATGAACCTCTCATAGAGGCTTCAGGCGTATTGGGCAACACCCTCGCCTCGATTGAGGGTGTGGAGAATGTCCAGAGCGATTTCATTGCAGGCAATCCCGCCCTCCGCATTGATGTTGACCAGGATCAGGCAACCCGGTTGGGAATCGGAGTTTCTACCATTGCCGGCTACCTTCGTGTACGTTTTGAAGGACAGAACGTTGGAACGTTGTTCCTGGAGAATGAAGAGATTGATATGGTCGTCCAGTTTGATAATGGTGGAACGGAGCGCTTTGAGGATCTCCAACAGATCCTCATACCCACTGATGATGGAAGGCTCGTGCCCTTGAGCAGTGTTGCAGCCATCTCCTTGGAGAGTTCCATCGGTTCCATCAGGCGTGTAGAAGGAAAGCGTGAGATTACTGTTACCGCAGATGCACTCACAGAGGTTGACCAGAATGTGGTCAATGACCAGATTGTGCAACTCTGGGATACCGATCTCCGTAATCGATATCCTTCGGTTGACCTGGTGGTAGGTGGTGAGTTCAGTGATTTTTCCAACCTCCTGATCGATATCCTCCGTATCTTTGTGCTCGGGATCTTCCTGATGTACTTGATCCTTGGTACTCAGTTCAACAGCTACAGCCAACCCTTCCTGATTCTGCTCAGTGTTCCTTTTGCCTTTATCGGGGTGGTGCTTTTCCTTTTCATCTCGGGGACCCCGCTTTCAACAACGGTAATCTACTCAGCAGTTGCCTTGGCTGGAATCGCGGTAAACGATGCCATCGTCCTGATCAGTTTCATCAATGAACTACGCTCGGAAGGGAAATCTGTAGCTGAGGCGATTGTCGAGGCTGCAGGGACTCGTATACGACCAATCCTCCTTACCAGTCTTACCACCATTGCAGGACTGCTTCCCACCGCAATCGGGATAGGGGGATATTCCGTTGTATGGTCACCAATGGCCTCCACCATCATGGTAGGCTTGATCTTCTCCACGTTGAGCGCGCTATTTGTACTACCCTTGCTCTACGCTTCATTCTACAAAGACACCCGGAGGAATGCTTAATGAAACGATACCTACCAATTATGATACTCTTACTGTCTGCGCTCTCATCCCTTGCTGCCTCCTCCTATCCTGACCTTACTCCTGTGGATTTGGCAGGGGAGTCA
The sequence above is drawn from the uncultured Sphaerochaeta sp. genome and encodes:
- a CDS encoding HD domain-containing protein; the encoded protein is MQYRNTQLLAALYRQSETTIRDPLWKDIKLSRAFKSILLTPTVQKLGRIKQLGPTFHLYPGAVHTRLDHSLGVYHIGFSILQSLFSQDRALPVSEEGALTFLCACLLHDIGHFPFAHSLKELPLTSHEEIACTMIREDAALHKAIEMAGLDAERVGSIIDEHQKTTDEEVLLYRSILSGTLDPDKLDYLNRDAFFCGVPYGTQDVSYIVDRLVVAGGKMSLQEEALGSVEHLLFSKYLMYRNVYWHTTTRSATAMIKKAVLASLSDGSLQAEDLYGLDDEQFFSLPQLKQFTYSNLFSLVRDNQLYTATFEKPYEEEGVLETKNKDLFSRLSFEERIAAKLGCDPSKVIVDIPEPISFEADLPILHENGSISRFGEVDHLFSYDIGRVFTKSLRKFRIFTPHTISPEALGRVLEF
- a CDS encoding four-carbon acid sugar kinase family protein, translating into MHQYLIVADDFTGANDSGLQLKRKGLSTHVTIGSHRASEESIEALVLDTESRNTDEAEASALVRSALKGLDAGSFSIVMKKIDSTLRGNICTEVMEVAAFCGAELVIVSPAFPDQGRMVEGGRLLVHGKPLLETEHGKDPRKPVEEDNLVSLFSKGQSVYAVVHQEAGAAFPALEGKTILVCDARTQEDLYNLVRLARKREEKVLYVGSAGLADALCNVQFPSRGVLGMVASLSEVTREQVRYAKEHGIFTEVVAVESLLEAVDTNVIIKRVRGAISQNKPALVVVSSVLDETAFSRSLEEGAQHGLSSDAVAASIRDSFSLLGKALVEQCEISGLFLTGGDTAFGLLEALGIQEVEILREVQGGIPLLEVPTGAYASMRIVTKAGAFGNDQAIAYSLRVLQER
- the pdxA gene encoding 4-hydroxythreonine-4-phosphate dehydrogenase PdxA; amino-acid sequence: MKGKKFGITLGDPCGIGPEITLKALHARKEYQRSALLFGTRSLLEYYSSLLGYEMRFNTIKKMDDWDDSAINVYDPHPVDISQIEVGVVTSLGGTIAFESVRSAIEFALRKDISSVVTAPLNKEALHLAGFPYAGHTEIFGAFTKGERYAMLLYSEKLKVIHVSTHVSLRNACDLCKKNRVLEVIQLAHETLTKIGYDNPRIAVAGLNPHAGENGIFGDEEIKEIIPAIQEAKAEGLDVSGPIPPDTVFLKALQGSWDIVVAMYHDQGHIPLKMLSFENGVNITVGLDVIRTSVDHGTAFDIAGKLIASEKSLLEAIEIGERL
- the larA gene encoding nickel-dependent lactate racemase encodes the protein MLVHNPIDSQGKKLELPEHTTVYAMKAPKALRDPKQAVSEALAKPIASDSFQSIAKAKLDANPQAKAVIVISDNTRPVPYKGEGNILVPLLEVLLETGYKRENLTVLIATGTHRPMTDDEIERIVDPWVFEHGISIVNHDCKEDDNLTYLGKTDRGSEVKINSLYIQADLKILTGLVESHFMAGVSGGRKSVCPGLISEHGTFLFHGADLMGHRNSCDLLLDGNPVHEESLTFAKMAGVDFIINVTLDHAFNITGVFAGDLEAAHQKAFEMVKGYAKIPIKEEADIVITHGGFVGINHYQSAKAAFAAIGAMKKDGYLISISNFTDKKDVVGSVMYKTVLSILALTSAEELVTLLHSKDWPFLPDQWQVQKWASVFEKIPLDHYYYYAPQIAGENNSGLPGIDASSLTKSTDYSEVIKKVIEQIEKREQRKDLKVLYLSDGPYAIPYVG
- a CDS encoding 2-keto-3-deoxygluconate permease; its protein translation is MKMGKVPILETINKIPGGLMVVPLVLGVLTNTFFPEALMIGSFTTAFFKSGALTLIALLFFCSGAQIQFRTAGMSLYKGVVLNFSKVLFGVSFGVIFAKLAGPEAAFLGVTPLAMISAMSNSNGGLYTALASKYGDESDVGAIAVISSNDGPFFEMAFMGVAGVANIPLMSLVAVIVPIIVGMILGNLDERIREFLKPGMFIAIFTFAFPLGAGLSLQTIIEAGIPGIVLGLMTLIITGVPSYFIFKWLVPKKSRRTAAVGAAVGTSAGNSIATPAAIALVDPAWAPFADKATVQVAASIIVTALLVPFLVDFFYRWDLKRGLVNEHPTTSTEPAVDAKGQQL